In the genome of Triticum urartu cultivar G1812 chromosome 5, Tu2.1, whole genome shotgun sequence, one region contains:
- the LOC125555884 gene encoding probable histone H2AXb, with product MSSAGSGRGKGKAVSKTVSRSSKAGLQFPVGRIARYLKIGKYAQRVGAGAPVYLSAVLEYLAAEVLELAGNAARDNKKTRIVPRHIQLAVRNDEELSRLLGAVTIAAGGVLPNIHTTLLPKKVGKGKGDIGSASQEF from the exons ATGAGTTCTGCCGGCAGCGGGAGGGGCAAGGGCAAGGCGGTGTCCAAGACCGTCTCGCGGTCTTCCAAGGCCGGCCTCCAGTTCCCCGTCGGCCGCATCGCCAGGTACCTCAAGATCGGCAAGTACGCCCAGCGCGTCGGTGCCGGCGCCCCTGTCTACCTCTCCGCCGTCCTCGAGTACCTCGCCGCTGAG GTCCTGGAGCTCGCCGGCAATGCTGCGCGCGACAACAAGAAGACCCGGATCGTGCCGCGCCACATCCAGCTGGCGGTCCGCAACGATGAGGAGCTGAGCCGGCTTCTGGGCGCGGTCACCATCGCCGCCGGTGGTGTGCTGCCCAACATCCACACCACGCTGCTCCCCAAGAAGGTCGGCAAGGGCAAGGGCGACATCGGCTCCGCGTCCCAGGAGTTCTAG
- the LOC125508601 gene encoding myosin-7B-like isoform X2 — translation MAKKKSSSSAAAAANGNGNDSAAAANGSGNGSHAAPVLAPGMEEKRDPSPVRDRKAEQLKTLNSMLLKEAVERRGQVAALTARLEEISADGDALDAAERAVAQAALAAPLRAAADEASALRARLAAVQDSLRLAESKAALEAGAKDDATARLEAVAGEKARFLKLLQVKEAEVASISNKVASLSAMMAELEGNNSELLSQNGELIKQLEETKEAVRVVSCQKAEVERSFQEFKKESEAFRVEMEGKLKVKVEELKVLGSKKAEMDARVASLETELALSVTKTGGLEAEVMAKKRELDLLKGKSDKLQSEVAEAERKHSMSAEEVERLRMELGVLVKAKEVASKAFDAEKTEIMKELESLKRKVEEIQADKEAAEGVTREKDAQTVKLRAELEELHVSMSQLQTSCDELDTKHSRLQSEKNSVQKALDAEKAEAGKLMSKIKALENCNGKMDGEIGELRIALKEKNGKIEALTSEAEELQLTVTEAQKKNKGGIWVWVYAATTTMVAAISLIYAARGH, via the exons ATGGCCAAGAAAAagtcctcctcctccgccgccgccgccgccaacggCAACGGCAACgactccgccgccgctgccaacGGCAGTGGCAACGGCAGCCACGCTGCCCCGGTGCTGGCGCCGGGGATGGAGGAGAAGCGGGACCCATCGCCGGTACGGGACCGGAAGGCGGAGCAGCTTAAGACGCTCAACTCCATGCTCCTCAAGGAGGCGGTCGAGCGGCGCGGCCAGGTGGCGGCGCTCACGGCGCGCCTCGAGGAGATCTCCGCCGATGGCGACGCGCTCGACGCTGCCGAGCGCGCAGTCGCGCAAGCCGCCCTCGCCGCGCCCCTCCGCGCCGCGGCCGACGAGGCATCCGCGCTCCGCGcacgcctcgccgccgtccaggACTCCCTCCGGCTCGCGGAATCGAAGGCCGCGCTTGAGGCGGGCGCCAAGGACGATGCCACCGCGCGCCTTGAGGCGGTCGCTGGGGAGAAAGCACGGTTCCTGAAACTTCTCCAGGTCAAGGAGGCGGAGGTGGCGTCCATATCCAACAAGGTCGCGAGCCTGTCGGCCATGATGGCCGAGTTGGAGGGCAACAATTCCGAGCTATTGAGTCAGAATGGCGAACTCATAAAGCAATTGGAGGAGACAAAGGAGGCGGTTCGGGTGGTCTCCTGCCAGAAGGCAGAGGTGGAGAGAAGCTTCCAGGAATTCAAGAAAGAATCTGAGGCGTTCCGGGTGGAAATGGAGGGGAAGTTGAAGGTGAAGGTGGAGGAACTGAAGGTGCTGGGATCCAAGAAGGCGGAGATGGATGCAAGGGTGGCCTCTTTGGAAACAGAGCTCGCATTGTCTGTGACTAAGACAGGGGGGTTAGAGGCTGAAGTAATGGCAAAGAAGAGGGAGCTTGATTTGTTGAAGGGCAAAAGTGATAAGCTCCAATCAGAGGTTGCTGAAGCAGAGAGGAAACACAGCATGTCTGCAGAAGAGGTTGAGAGGCTCAGGATGGAATTGGGTGTGTTGGTGAAGGCAAAGGAGGTTGCTTCCAAGGCATTTGATGCTGAGAAGACTGAAatcatgaaggaattggagagcCTCAAGAGGAAGGTGGAGGAAATCCAGGCTGACAAGGAGGCGGCCGAGGGGGTGACACGTGAGAAGGATGCTCAGACCGTTAAGTTGAGGGCTGAGTTGGAGGAGCTCCATGTTTCCATGTCACAGCTCCAAACATCATGTGATGAACTTGATACCAAGCATTCACGCCTGCAGAGCGAGAAGAATTCAGTTCAGAAAGCACTGGATGCTGAGAAGGCTGAAGCAGGGAAGCTGATGTCTAAAATCAAGGCACTGGAGAACTGCAATGGTAAAATGGACGGCGAGATTGGAGAGTTGAGGATTgcattgaaggaaaagaatgggaAGATCGAAGCCCTTACCAGTGAGGCTGAGGAGCTGCAGCTCACAGTGACTGAAGCGCAGAAGAAGAACAAGGGTGGTATCTGGGTGTGGGTGTATGCCGCCACCAC CACCATGGTGGCCGCAATCTCCCTGATCTATGCTGCCAGGGGCCATTGA
- the LOC125508601 gene encoding myosin-7B-like isoform X1, giving the protein MAKKKSSSSAAAAANGNGNDSAAAANGSGNGSHAAPVLAPGMEEKRDPSPVRDRKAEQLKTLNSMLLKEAVERRGQVAALTARLEEISADGDALDAAERAVAQAALAAPLRAAADEASALRARLAAVQDSLRLAESKAALEAGAKDDATARLEAVAGEKARFLKLLQVKEAEVASISNKVASLSAMMAELEGNNSELLSQNGELIKQLEETKEAVRVVSCQKAEVERSFQEFKKESEAFRVEMEGKLKVKVEELKVLGSKKAEMDARVASLETELALSVTKTGGLEAEVMAKKRELDLLKGKSDKLQSEVAEAERKHSMSAEEVERLRMELGVLVKAKEVASKAFDAEKTEIMKELESLKRKVEEIQADKEAAEGVTREKDAQTVKLRAELEELHVSMSQLQTSCDELDTKHSRLQSEKNSVQKALDAEKAEAGKLMSKIKALENCNGKMDGEIGELRIALKEKNGKIEALTSEAEELQLTVTEAQKKNKGGIWVWVYAATTTMVAAISLICAARGH; this is encoded by the coding sequence ATGGCCAAGAAAAagtcctcctcctccgccgccgccgccgccaacggCAACGGCAACgactccgccgccgctgccaacGGCAGTGGCAACGGCAGCCACGCTGCCCCGGTGCTGGCGCCGGGGATGGAGGAGAAGCGGGACCCATCGCCGGTACGGGACCGGAAGGCGGAGCAGCTTAAGACGCTCAACTCCATGCTCCTCAAGGAGGCGGTCGAGCGGCGCGGCCAGGTGGCGGCGCTCACGGCGCGCCTCGAGGAGATCTCCGCCGATGGCGACGCGCTCGACGCTGCCGAGCGCGCAGTCGCGCAAGCCGCCCTCGCCGCGCCCCTCCGCGCCGCGGCCGACGAGGCATCCGCGCTCCGCGcacgcctcgccgccgtccaggACTCCCTCCGGCTCGCGGAATCGAAGGCCGCGCTTGAGGCGGGCGCCAAGGACGATGCCACCGCGCGCCTTGAGGCGGTCGCTGGGGAGAAAGCACGGTTCCTGAAACTTCTCCAGGTCAAGGAGGCGGAGGTGGCGTCCATATCCAACAAGGTCGCGAGCCTGTCGGCCATGATGGCCGAGTTGGAGGGCAACAATTCCGAGCTATTGAGTCAGAATGGCGAACTCATAAAGCAATTGGAGGAGACAAAGGAGGCGGTTCGGGTGGTCTCCTGCCAGAAGGCAGAGGTGGAGAGAAGCTTCCAGGAATTCAAGAAAGAATCTGAGGCGTTCCGGGTGGAAATGGAGGGGAAGTTGAAGGTGAAGGTGGAGGAACTGAAGGTGCTGGGATCCAAGAAGGCGGAGATGGATGCAAGGGTGGCCTCTTTGGAAACAGAGCTCGCATTGTCTGTGACTAAGACAGGGGGGTTAGAGGCTGAAGTAATGGCAAAGAAGAGGGAGCTTGATTTGTTGAAGGGCAAAAGTGATAAGCTCCAATCAGAGGTTGCTGAAGCAGAGAGGAAACACAGCATGTCTGCAGAAGAGGTTGAGAGGCTCAGGATGGAATTGGGTGTGTTGGTGAAGGCAAAGGAGGTTGCTTCCAAGGCATTTGATGCTGAGAAGACTGAAatcatgaaggaattggagagcCTCAAGAGGAAGGTGGAGGAAATCCAGGCTGACAAGGAGGCGGCCGAGGGGGTGACACGTGAGAAGGATGCTCAGACCGTTAAGTTGAGGGCTGAGTTGGAGGAGCTCCATGTTTCCATGTCACAGCTCCAAACATCATGTGATGAACTTGATACCAAGCATTCACGCCTGCAGAGCGAGAAGAATTCAGTTCAGAAAGCACTGGATGCTGAGAAGGCTGAAGCAGGGAAGCTGATGTCTAAAATCAAGGCACTGGAGAACTGCAATGGTAAAATGGACGGCGAGATTGGAGAGTTGAGGATTgcattgaaggaaaagaatgggaAGATCGAAGCCCTTACCAGTGAGGCTGAGGAGCTGCAGCTCACAGTGACTGAAGCGCAGAAGAAGAACAAGGGTGGTATCTGGGTGTGGGTGTATGCCGCCACCACCACCATGGTGGCCGCAATCTCCCTGATCTGTGCTGCCAGGGGCCATTGA